The genome window ATCATGCCCGCACGACCAAACGAGTCAAAATGTACCGGTTCCGCTCGTGGCTTGTCACAGGAGATAACCACAGTGCTGCTTTTCGGGAGAAAGCAGGATATTGGATTGATGGAATACGTCAGATACGGAGTTGTGATTTCGAAGTCATAAAAGAACTGGGCATAATCTTCCACCCTGAGAGTGTAATTTCCCGATGGCAGCGGCACTTTAGCATCGGGTTTTAAAATATAATCTGCCAGATCAAGGGAGTAATGCGTTGTATTGGGATCACTGAAAATTCCCTTCCAGGGTGGATTTTCAGGCGGGAAGACCATGGAGGTTTTGGCCTTATAGTTAATCGTACCATCCAGATACAAGACAAACCCATGATTGTGAGGCAAATCAACGGTGACCGGAATACTCCCTCCCTGGCAGAGAGCGAAATCCCTGGTGATTTTCTGGTTGGGGGCAATCCCTATTTTGTTTCCATCTCCCCATTGCCCGGTTTCAGAATAAAGCCAGTAGTGTTCCTCGTAACATTCGCTGACATAAAGATTGCCAGGATCCTGAGCGCACAGATATATCTCCTGCCATCCCGACAGGTTCAGATTCAGGGTATAATACCCCTTGCTATCGGTTACCGTCTGTTCGATAGGGGTAATGCCGACAGGGTTATAAGCGGTAATCTGTATGCCGGCAAGCCCCTGGACCGAGCCTGAACCAGGATATTTAATCACCCGTCCGCTGATTACAGCAGGCGGAGCGCTTGCCGTGGTGCCATTATGTGCCCGGGCGAGACAGAAAATTACCACCGGCAAAGCGATAAAAAGAGGATGTACCTGAAATGGAAAACCTGTATTTTTTCGTAACTGCATGGAATAATGCTCCTATTCCTCGTGGACGGTTCATATTCAATTGCGGGCAAGATTTTATTCCTTAAAATTAAATGCAACACCCATGCCATAGTCCGGTATTGAATGGCAACTGCTGATCTTCCTACCCCTGGTCACGATAAGATTTTAGTTCGAGAGCCTTGAAAAACACTTTCCCCGGAGGGATGAAACTTCAGACCGCAGCCAGGATCCGCTGAACGACTATGAAATTCTCTGCATAATTATGAAACGATATTCATAATGAGAGAGGACCATCATCATAATTTATAGAGATTTACCTATCGGAAATTCAATACTATTTCTCCGTTCAGTCGGATTGACATTACCCGTATGAAATGATATCCTCTCATACTTAGGCTGATAAGAATTTATTATGGTCTGACTCTTAAGGAGACGAAAGTATGGATTATAGCCTTACTCTTAATTTACCGAAAACCAAGTTTCCCATGAAAGCAAATCTTGTCCAAAAAGAGTTGGAGCTGATCGAGTTCTGGGAAAAAAGATCAATTTATGATAAAACGGTAAACCGCAGGACAGAATATGGTTCATTTATTTTACATGACGGTCCTCCCTATGCCAATGGGCATATTCATATCGGGCATGCCTTTAACAAGATATTGAAGGACATTATCATCCGGTCTAAAAATATGGCCGGTTTTCATGCTGTCTACATTCCCGGATGGGACTGTCATGGCCTGCCGATCGAGCACGAGGTTGATAAAAAGCTCGGCCCCAAAAAGCAGCAGACCAGTAAATATGAAATCAGAAAGCTCTGCCGGGAATACGCTCAAAAGTTTGTTGACATCCAGAAAAAAGAATTTCAGCGGCTCGGTGTTTTCGGGGACTGGGACCATCCCTACCTGACCATGAATCCTGAATATGAATCAGCCATTGTCCGGGAATTTGGCCGGTTCGTTCATAACGGCGGGGTCTACCGGGGTCTGAAGCCCGTCTATTGGTGCTCTTTCTGCCAGACGGCACTGGCTGAAGCCGAAGTGGAATATGCTGACCACGCTTCACCTTCGGTATGGGTAAAATTCCCCGTCCGGTCCGGCTTCCGGGAGAAATTTCCTGGCCTGGCCGATGAGGCCGCCTGGTCGGTCCTGATCTGGACAACCACTCCCTGGACGCTTCCCGCCAATCTGGCCATTGCTGTTAATCCCGACTATGAATACGCCGCCTGCCAGGTCGCAGATGAGGTCTGGCTCATGGCCAAAGATCTGGTGGAGCAGACCATGCACAAGGCAAAAATTTCCGACTATCGGATTCTCAAGACCTTTCCCGGCAGCATGCTCGAGGGGATCGTCGGTCAGCACCCCTTCTACGACCGGGAGTCGCCGGTTGTACCGGCTGCCTATGTTACGCTCGAACAGGGGACAGGCTGTGTGCATATCGCTCCCGGTCACGGTCAGGAGGACTACGAGGTTGGCCAGCGTCATGGGTTTTCCCCCTATGCACCAGTCAATCATGAGGGGAAATTCACTTCCGAGGTTCAATATTTTGCCGGATTATCTATTTTTAAAGCCAACCCTGAAATTATCCGCCTCATGCATGAGCGGGGAACCCTCATTTTCGAAGAGACCGTGGTCCATTCCTATCCTCATTGCTGGCGCTGTAAAAATCCGGTCATTTTCCGGGCTACGGAGCAGTGGTTCATTTCCATGGAGAAAAATGACCTGCGGGCGAAAGCTCTTGAGCAGATCCGCCGCATCCGGTGGATCCCCAAATGGGGTGAAAACCGGATTACCGGAATGGTCACCGACCGGCCGGACTGGTGCATTTCCCGGCAAAGGTCATGGGGAGTGCCGATTATCGCCTTCTCCTGCTCGTCGTGCCAGTATACCATCATGGACAGTGAGATCATTAACCATGTGGCTGATCTGGTGGCCAGTGAAGGCATCGATATCTGGTTCCGGAAAGAGCCACAAGAGCTTCTGCCCGATGGGTTTACCTGTCCGAACTGCCAGGGTGTGGAATTCACCAAGGATATGAATATCCTGGATGTCTGGTTTGAATCAGGGGTCAGCTATGCCGCTGTCCTTGAAAAAAGACCGGGCCTGCATGTTCCGGCCGATCTCTACCTTGAGGGAAGCGATCAGCATCGCGGCTGGTTCCAGAGCTCTCTTCTGGCTGCCGTGGGTACCAGGGGAGTACCTCCCTATCGATCCGTCCTGACGCATGGATTCGTGGTCGATGGCGAGGGAAAGAAGATGTCGAAATCTGCCGGAAATGTTGTTGCCCCGCAGGAAGTAATCGAGAAACTCGGGGCAGATATCCTGCGCCTGTGGGTCTGCTCCGAGGATTACAAAGACGATATCCGCATCTCGGATGATCTCATCCGGAGACTTTCGGATGCCTATCGCCGGATCCGAAACACCTGCCGGTACCTTCTCAGCAACCTTGAGGATTTTATCCCGGAAACCGACCGGGTTCCCTTTGATCAGCTTGAGGAGATGGACCGATGGATCCTGCACAGGTTCCAGGAGCTTACGGCCAGAGTCCGCAAGGCCTTTGAGGAGTACGAATTTCATATTTTCTTCCACGGGCTCCATAATTTTTGTACCGTTGACCTCAGTTCCTTTTACCTGGACGTATCCAAAGACCGGATGTATACCCGGGGGAAGGCATCCCTCAGCCGGAGGTCAGGACAGACGGCAATGTATGAGATAATTCTGGGCATGGTGAAACTGATGGCCCCGGTCCTCTGCTTTACCGCAGAAGAGATATGGAAGTATCTGCCCGCATCAAAAGACCTGCCGGAGAGTGTTCATCTGGCCTCCCTGCCAGTTCCCTGCGAGGATTACCTGGATAATGATCTGGCCCAGAAGTGGGAGACCCTTTTGCAGGTTCGAACTGAAGTCTCAAAGGTACTGGAAGCTGCCAGAAATGCCAAGCTTATCGGCCACTCCCTGGATGCCCGCGTGGAATTGATCCTGACCGATCCCAAGTTGCACGATTTTCTGAAAGGGTATGAGGAGCTTCTGCCCACAATCTTTATTACTTCATCCGCATCACTTGAAGCTGCCGCAGCCGCACCGGATGACGGTGACGGCTACACGCGCAGCAGCCTGTTCGATCAGCTCTATCTGAAAGTCGCTCACGCCGAAGGAGAAAAGTGTGCCCGGTGCTGGAAGTTCAGCCCCCTGGTCGGTGAATCTTCCGAATACCCGGATCTGTGTGATACCTGTATCTCGGTGTTGAAAAGCATGCCCCCCGATCAGTTGCCCAGCAGGGAGCCTC of bacterium contains these proteins:
- the ileS gene encoding isoleucine--tRNA ligase, encoding MDYSLTLNLPKTKFPMKANLVQKELELIEFWEKRSIYDKTVNRRTEYGSFILHDGPPYANGHIHIGHAFNKILKDIIIRSKNMAGFHAVYIPGWDCHGLPIEHEVDKKLGPKKQQTSKYEIRKLCREYAQKFVDIQKKEFQRLGVFGDWDHPYLTMNPEYESAIVREFGRFVHNGGVYRGLKPVYWCSFCQTALAEAEVEYADHASPSVWVKFPVRSGFREKFPGLADEAAWSVLIWTTTPWTLPANLAIAVNPDYEYAACQVADEVWLMAKDLVEQTMHKAKISDYRILKTFPGSMLEGIVGQHPFYDRESPVVPAAYVTLEQGTGCVHIAPGHGQEDYEVGQRHGFSPYAPVNHEGKFTSEVQYFAGLSIFKANPEIIRLMHERGTLIFEETVVHSYPHCWRCKNPVIFRATEQWFISMEKNDLRAKALEQIRRIRWIPKWGENRITGMVTDRPDWCISRQRSWGVPIIAFSCSSCQYTIMDSEIINHVADLVASEGIDIWFRKEPQELLPDGFTCPNCQGVEFTKDMNILDVWFESGVSYAAVLEKRPGLHVPADLYLEGSDQHRGWFQSSLLAAVGTRGVPPYRSVLTHGFVVDGEGKKMSKSAGNVVAPQEVIEKLGADILRLWVCSEDYKDDIRISDDLIRRLSDAYRRIRNTCRYLLSNLEDFIPETDRVPFDQLEEMDRWILHRFQELTARVRKAFEEYEFHIFFHGLHNFCTVDLSSFYLDVSKDRMYTRGKASLSRRSGQTAMYEIILGMVKLMAPVLCFTAEEIWKYLPASKDLPESVHLASLPVPCEDYLDNDLAQKWETLLQVRTEVSKVLEAARNAKLIGHSLDARVELILTDPKLHDFLKGYEELLPTIFITSSASLEAAAAAPDDGDGYTRSSLFDQLYLKVAHAEGEKCARCWKFSPLVGESSEYPDLCDTCISVLKSMPPDQLPSREPQPAVEPGESSR